From the genome of Candidatus Acidulodesulfobacterium acidiphilum:
GCTTCCGCTTCCGCTAACGCTCATTTTTGCCGCTCCCGCCGTTTTCTATGTCGTAATTTAAATCGTTTGCGCCGTCTCCTTCATTTGCGTTTAATCCGCTAAATTCATCATCGGACTTAGGCGCTCCTATAGTTTTATTCCTTACTTTTACTTTAGGCATTTTAGAATTTAATTCTTCGCTTTTTTTATCGCCTCTATTTTCTATTTTAAATGTCATATTTCTTTTTTTGCCCGCAGTTTCCGCTTCCGGCTTAATTTCGGTTTTGCGTTCCGTTTCAGCCCCGGTTTTAGCAAGCGGACTTGACTCAGGTTTTGGTCTTCCGTCGATTTTAGGTTCTATTTTAGTCTCTGCATTCTGTTTTAAAAACTTTTTGGTAATTTTAACTGCATAAATCTGGTTTAAAGCCTGAAAGTATGATGTTTCGCCGATCGATTTCAGCCTTGAAACGCTTAAGGAAACCATTTCGTATTTAAGCCCGGCGTTTTTAATAAAGTTAATTACCGCATATAAAGTTTCTATCGTGACGGCGTTAACTACGATAACTCCGTTCTCTTTCAGTATATTTAAAAATTCTTTCAATATTTCGTCTATGTTTTCGGCTCCTCCGCCCCCTATAAAAACAGAATCCGCATTAACGCCTTTTAATTTTAAATTTAAACGGCTTTTTATAGCGTCCGGAAGTTCGCCTAATATCGGCTCTATGTTATTTCTTCCGAATTTTTTCATATTTCTTTTTAGATTTTCAATTTTTTGCTTATTTTTATCGATAGAATAAACTTTGCCTCTGAAAGCGAGTCCTGCGGCTTCTATGCTTATGCTTCCGCTTCCGCAGCCTGCGTCTATTATAACTGAATCCTCTCTAATCTCCATCATACCGAGGCTTACCGACCTTATCTCTTTTTTCGTAGGCTCTCCGGAAGCATGTATATATCTGTCGTCCTCTATGCCCAATATTATATTTCTATTTATATTGACATTAACGGCATCTACGGCGTTTGCGGCCGTTCCAGCAAAATTAACGTTGTTATTATAATTACCGCTATTACTGTTTTTACCGTCTGCATGGTTTTCGGCTTTCAAAGATTCAGTTTTATTTTTTTGATTTTTTTCCTTTAATATAACGATATTTTTTTTACCGCTTATATCTTCCAAAATCTCTTTCGTAAAATTTTTATATATTTTTTCGTTTTTAGAGCATAATTCCGTCAGGACATAAAATTCAAAATTTTCTAAAATACCTTTTTCTTCAAGTTCGCCGTAAATTTTATCAGGAGTGTTTATTTCATCGGTATATATACCTATTATTTTTTCGGAATTAAGTACGGGATGCAGGCCGTCAAAACTTCTTCCGTGAAGGCTTAATATATAAGCATGCGTCATAGGAATTTTTAATTTTGAAAATCCTATCTGCATATAGCTTATTGCCGGATATATTTCTATAAACCTTTTTTCGTTTTCTTTTAATCCGCTGATTATGGTACCGCCGATACCGAAAAAATTAGGGTCACCGTTTGCAAGTATTAAAATATTTTTTTTTCCGAGATTTTCTTTAACGTAATCTTCGATAAATTTTATTTTCCCGTCGTAAAATATCTTAGCATTGTTTAACCTGCTTATATTTCCGTTATTTTCAAGAACTAGGCTTTTCTTTTCTGCGGATATTTGCTCCCTGACCCACGTAAGAAGATGCGAATCTTCTTTTTTTGCAAACACCGTATCTATTCTGTTTTTTTTATCGCTAAACATTTCTAAAATCTGTTTTCTTGCAATATCCTGATAGCATGGAGAAACTCCTACTATATAAACTTTCTTAGACGTTTTTGCCATATTTTACAATCTCTCCCTTTTTATTTCGTTTCCGCCGTAATCTATAAGTACTATTTCTATGTCGATATCGTTGCTACCGGCGTTTTTTACGATATTATACAATTTTTCTGCGGCTTTTTTTAATAATTTGCCTAAAATATCGTCCGAATAAATATTATAATCGTCAGAAGTTATATGCCCGAAAGCTTCCCGCGAAGTATTAGAGTTAATTATAAGTCCGTAAATATGCTCCGCGTCGATTTCACTATACTTTTTAACCGCTTCTTTGGCGGTTTCCGCAAGAAAACCTAAATCTAATACGGCATATTTAGCATTAGTGTTTCTTGCGCCTTGGGCAATTTTAACTATTTTCCCGAATTGTCCGGCGAATATTATATTTTTAATTCCGGTACCGGAAACTTTTCTTAAAGAATACGAAACGTAATCGCCTATTTCTATAAAACTTTCCCTGCGGATATTTTTAAATATTTTTAATGCCGCTTTTTCGCTGAATCTTCCAGGCGTAAAAACGCAGGTGTCTATTTTATTCGCTTTTAAAAAACTTAAGCAGGCTTTAATAGTTTCGAGCCATGCCTTGGTAGATATAGGAACGACGTATCCCGATGTTCCAA
Proteins encoded in this window:
- the cbiE gene encoding precorrin-6y C5,15-methyltransferase (decarboxylating) subunit CbiE — its product is MAKTSKKVYIVGVSPCYQDIARKQILEMFSDKKNRIDTVFAKKEDSHLLTWVREQISAEKKSLVLENNGNISRLNNAKIFYDGKIKFIEDYVKENLGKKNILILANGDPNFFGIGGTIISGLKENEKRFIEIYPAISYMQIGFSKLKIPMTHAYILSLHGRSFDGLHPVLNSEKIIGIYTDEINTPDKIYGELEEKGILENFEFYVLTELCSKNEKIYKNFTKEILEDISGKKNIVILKEKNQKNKTESLKAENHADGKNSNSGNYNNNVNFAGTAANAVDAVNVNINRNIILGIEDDRYIHASGEPTKKEIRSVSLGMMEIREDSVIIDAGCGSGSISIEAAGLAFRGKVYSIDKNKQKIENLKRNMKKFGRNNIEPILGELPDAIKSRLNLKLKGVNADSVFIGGGGAENIDEILKEFLNILKENGVIVVNAVTIETLYAVINFIKNAGLKYEMVSLSVSRLKSIGETSYFQALNQIYAVKITKKFLKQNAETKIEPKIDGRPKPESSPLAKTGAETERKTEIKPEAETAGKKRNMTFKIENRGDKKSEELNSKMPKVKVRNKTIGAPKSDDEFSGLNANEGDGANDLNYDIENGGSGKNER